One Seleniivibrio woodruffii DNA window includes the following coding sequences:
- a CDS encoding ABC transporter permease, translating into MLFNTILLALREIRRNVLRSFLTVLGIVIGVAAVITLVTVGNGTTAQVTNQIASMGNNMLILTTGKRMGGPDRTVAPAFSIADAKAIHKEIDSVAAVTPTASTSETVVNGNSNWQTNITGTDNEFFTIRNRSISNGRMFEDAELSGGRSVCVVGATVSKNLFGGQDPVGQSMRVKNFTCSIIGVMEAKGQSSMGSDQDDIVIMPLKTVQRRLTGSKDVNMIQISVKDGVSTDDAITEIESLMRERRHLAFNEDNNFNVMDMKEITKMLTSTTKVLTALLGAVAAVSLLVGGIGIMNIMLVSVTERTREIGIRLAIGAMEREVLLQFLVEAVVLSSLGGIIGIIIAIAASFGISSVINVPYVFDGGVVLLSFLFSVAVGIIFGYFPALKAARLDPIEALRHE; encoded by the coding sequence ATGCTTTTTAATACAATTCTTCTTGCACTCAGGGAGATACGCAGAAACGTACTGCGTTCGTTCCTTACGGTGCTCGGTATAGTTATAGGCGTTGCGGCGGTTATCACCCTTGTCACTGTGGGCAACGGAACCACGGCGCAGGTTACGAACCAGATAGCCAGCATGGGAAACAACATGCTGATACTCACCACCGGAAAGAGGATGGGCGGACCCGACAGAACTGTGGCCCCTGCTTTCAGCATTGCCGATGCGAAGGCCATCCACAAAGAGATAGATTCTGTTGCGGCTGTGACCCCCACAGCTTCAACATCTGAAACGGTGGTTAACGGAAACTCAAACTGGCAGACGAACATAACCGGAACCGACAACGAATTTTTCACCATCAGAAACAGAAGCATCTCAAACGGCCGTATGTTCGAGGATGCGGAGCTTTCCGGCGGCCGTTCGGTTTGTGTGGTCGGTGCAACTGTGAGCAAAAACCTTTTCGGCGGACAGGATCCGGTTGGGCAGTCCATGAGGGTTAAGAACTTCACCTGCTCCATAATCGGCGTTATGGAGGCAAAAGGTCAGTCCAGCATGGGCAGCGATCAGGACGATATCGTCATAATGCCGCTCAAAACCGTTCAACGCAGGCTGACAGGAAGCAAAGATGTTAATATGATTCAGATATCGGTGAAAGACGGTGTATCCACAGACGACGCCATCACCGAGATAGAGTCCCTCATGCGGGAGCGCAGACATCTTGCGTTCAACGAGGACAACAACTTCAACGTAATGGACATGAAGGAGATAACCAAGATGCTCACCAGCACAACAAAGGTGCTGACGGCTCTTCTGGGTGCTGTTGCGGCGGTGAGTCTTCTTGTGGGCGGCATAGGCATCATGAACATAATGCTGGTGTCCGTCACCGAACGAACCAGAGAGATAGGCATCAGGCTTGCAATAGGAGCCATGGAGCGGGAGGTTCTGCTCCAGTTTCTGGTGGAGGCGGTGGTTCTGTCGTCTCTGGGCGGCATAATCGGAATAATAATAGCCATTGCGGCCTCTTTCGGCATTTCCAGTGTGATAAACGTCCCTTACGTTTTTGACGGCGGAGTGGTTCTGCTTTCGTTCCTTTTTTCCGTTGCGGTGGGCATCATCTTCGGATATTTCCCAGCATTGAAAGCGGCACGGCTCGACCCCATCGAGGCTCTCAGACACGAATAG